A part of Desulfomicrobium baculatum DSM 4028 genomic DNA contains:
- a CDS encoding histidine phosphatase family protein, with amino-acid sequence MNVIGLLRHGPTAWNREKRIQGVSDTPLDPDFDPRSWHDALAAHGPWDRVVTSPLLRARETARLLFSEHTPKIAPGLREQDWGAWTGLTVAGLRRDHPGLIEAQEALGWDFTPPGGESRRLVLKRALATIDETVRGRDGERILMITHLGVIKILLNHLEGSPFLPGASADVAKRALHLLILDGVGLRVHCTNVRLS; translated from the coding sequence ATGAACGTCATCGGCCTGCTGCGCCACGGCCCCACGGCCTGGAACCGGGAGAAGCGCATCCAGGGAGTGAGCGACACACCCCTGGACCCGGACTTCGACCCGCGCAGCTGGCATGACGCCCTGGCCGCCCACGGCCCGTGGGACCGTGTCGTGACCAGCCCTCTGCTGCGGGCGCGGGAAACGGCTCGGCTGCTCTTTTCCGAGCACACCCCCAAAATCGCCCCGGGCCTGCGCGAGCAGGACTGGGGCGCATGGACGGGACTCACGGTGGCGGGCCTGCGCCGGGACCACCCAGGCCTGATCGAAGCCCAGGAGGCCCTGGGCTGGGATTTCACGCCTCCAGGCGGTGAAAGCCGCCGCCTGGTCCTGAAAAGGGCCCTGGCCACAATCGATGAGACGGTCCGCGGCCGCGACGGCGAGCGCATCCTCATGATCACCCACCTGGGCGTCATCAAAATTCTGCTGAACCATCTTGAGGGCTCCCCCTTCCTGCCGGGCGCTTCGGCCGACGTGGCCAAGCGGGCGCTGCACCTGCTGATCCTGGACGGCGTGGGCCTGCGCGTCCATTGCACCAATGTGAGGCTTTCGTGA
- a CDS encoding glycosyltransferase family 4 protein has protein sequence MRIAYYPTFRALDHPRSSGLVSIARDVVAAMEAEGHEVMVPLSRTTEWIFLRPQEWPGAFAEVWKADRAVRRARPDCWFTYHTYYRGPDPFGPFIAARHRLPYFILAGSYATKYRKRLKTWAGFHLNRMALERADVVFVNKLRDVENLGRLLPPERIVYIRPGIRTENFPLNSDLAAATRARLGLEGKLIIVTAAMMRPGLKEDGVAFVIDACAALKPEFPELHLLILGDGAGRARLEDRALRALPEAHTFAGRIAPQDMHAWYQAGDLFAFPGIGEALGMVYLEAQCCGLPVVATSHDGAPEVVADGEAGIIVPPFSPEAFVSAVSELLRDADRRRRLGRQARERVLRVHDIAANYREMLAVMEKVCAGRRP, from the coding sequence ATGCGCATCGCCTATTACCCTACATTCCGTGCCCTGGACCACCCCCGGTCGTCGGGCCTGGTGTCCATCGCCCGGGACGTTGTCGCGGCCATGGAGGCCGAGGGACACGAGGTCATGGTGCCCTTGAGCCGGACAACGGAATGGATCTTCCTGCGCCCGCAAGAGTGGCCCGGGGCCTTCGCTGAAGTCTGGAAGGCCGACAGGGCCGTGCGACGCGCCCGCCCGGACTGCTGGTTCACCTACCACACCTACTATCGCGGCCCGGACCCCTTCGGGCCGTTCATCGCCGCCCGCCACCGCCTGCCCTATTTCATCCTGGCGGGCTCCTACGCCACTAAGTACCGCAAGCGCCTGAAAACCTGGGCCGGGTTCCACCTGAACCGCATGGCCCTGGAGCGGGCCGACGTGGTCTTCGTCAACAAGCTGCGCGACGTGGAGAACCTCGGACGGCTGCTGCCGCCGGAGCGCATTGTCTACATCCGCCCCGGCATTCGCACGGAGAATTTCCCCCTGAACTCGGACCTGGCTGCCGCCACCCGTGCGCGCCTGGGGCTGGAAGGAAAACTGATCATTGTCACGGCGGCGATGATGCGGCCCGGCCTGAAGGAGGACGGCGTCGCCTTCGTCATCGACGCCTGCGCGGCTCTGAAGCCGGAGTTCCCGGAACTGCACCTGCTGATCCTTGGCGATGGCGCCGGGCGCGCCCGCCTCGAAGATCGGGCGCTACGGGCCCTGCCGGAGGCGCACACCTTCGCCGGCCGCATCGCGCCGCAGGACATGCACGCCTGGTACCAGGCCGGCGACCTCTTTGCCTTCCCCGGCATCGGCGAGGCCCTGGGCATGGTCTATCTGGAGGCGCAGTGCTGCGGCCTGCCCGTGGTGGCCACCAGCCATGACGGCGCCCCCGAGGTCGTGGCCGACGGAGAGGCCGGGATCATCGTCCCGCCCTTTTCCCCCGAGGCCTTCGTCTCGGCAGTGAGCGAACTGCTGCGCGACGCGGACCGGCGCAGGCGGCTGGGCAGGCAGGCCCGCGAACGCGTGCTGCGCGTTCACGACATCGCCGCCAATTACCGGGAGATGCTCGCCGTCATGGAAAAGGTCTGCGCCGGGAGGCGGCCATGA
- a CDS encoding glycosyltransferase yields the protein MNTPVMGMVLKGYPRISETFISNEIRLLEEQGLTVHIFSMRQPRESFTHKSVEAIRARVTYLPSEFWISLHRFVWPNLRTLLSHPAGYAKSFRLACKRFLHNRNFMTFKHFFQAGYLVHHASGLNLAHLHAHFAHSPTSVAMFASEICGVPFSFTAHAKDIYTSDATQLAEKIDKARFVVTCTKFNKAFLENLVQGRREVHCVYHGIDLELFFAHAVTRTPEPPYTFLTIARIVEKKGIPDILEALALLAREDFPFRYVLIGSGDEKDAVKARVRELGLEGHVEMPGTMAHEQVLERFQAADCFVLGCRIAKSGDRDGIPNVLAESMALGVPVIGTRVSGIPELVEHEETGLLVDATRPEEMAAALKRIVTDQALRAKIIPAARRKVTEVFDNQKLIVELVALYRNLTNL from the coding sequence ATGAACACACCCGTCATGGGCATGGTCCTCAAGGGCTATCCCCGCATTTCAGAGACCTTCATCTCCAACGAGATCCGCCTCCTCGAAGAGCAGGGCCTCACGGTGCACATATTCTCCATGCGCCAGCCCCGCGAGAGCTTCACCCACAAGTCCGTGGAGGCCATACGGGCCCGCGTGACCTACCTGCCGTCCGAGTTCTGGATCAGTCTGCACCGCTTCGTGTGGCCGAACCTGCGCACCCTGCTGTCCCACCCCGCAGGGTACGCGAAAAGTTTCCGGCTGGCGTGCAAGCGATTCCTGCACAACCGCAACTTCATGACCTTCAAGCACTTTTTCCAGGCCGGCTATCTGGTGCACCACGCCAGTGGCCTGAACCTGGCCCACCTGCACGCCCACTTCGCCCACAGCCCGACCTCCGTGGCCATGTTCGCCTCGGAGATCTGCGGCGTGCCCTTCAGCTTCACGGCCCACGCCAAGGACATCTACACCTCCGACGCCACGCAGCTGGCCGAGAAGATAGACAAGGCCCGCTTCGTGGTGACCTGCACGAAATTCAACAAGGCCTTCCTGGAAAATCTCGTGCAGGGGCGTCGCGAAGTGCACTGCGTATACCACGGCATCGACCTTGAGCTCTTTTTCGCCCACGCGGTGACGCGCACGCCCGAGCCGCCCTACACCTTCCTGACCATCGCCCGCATCGTCGAGAAGAAGGGCATCCCCGACATCCTCGAAGCCCTGGCGCTGCTGGCCAGGGAGGATTTCCCCTTCCGCTACGTGCTCATCGGCAGCGGCGACGAAAAGGATGCCGTCAAGGCGCGCGTGCGCGAACTGGGGCTGGAAGGGCATGTGGAGATGCCGGGCACCATGGCCCACGAACAGGTCCTGGAGCGCTTCCAGGCCGCCGACTGCTTCGTGCTCGGCTGCCGCATCGCCAAAAGCGGCGACCGCGACGGCATCCCCAACGTCCTGGCCGAGAGCATGGCGCTGGGCGTACCGGTCATCGGCACGCGGGTTTCGGGCATTCCCGAACTGGTCGAGCACGAGGAGACGGGGCTCCTGGTCGACGCCACGCGGCCCGAAGAAATGGCCGCAGCCCTTAAACGAATTGTCACGGACCAGGCGCTGCGCGCGAAAATCATCCCGGCGGCCAGGCGGAAAGTGACCGAGGTCTTCGACAACCAAAAGCTCATTGTCGAACTCGTCGCCCTGTACCGCAATCTGACGAACCTGTAG
- a CDS encoding glycosyltransferase family protein: MNILMYSHDTYGLGHIRRSMALAQNILAEEHNILILTGSPIVGRFDFPHGIDFVRIPGMIKQNNDLYVPHSIKVAPEMALAIRQNIILATAKAFKPSLFLVDKAPLGLKREVVPTLRWLREHCPQTHVVLGLRDIMDSPESTITEWRKKNIYEALDTLYSEIWVYGSRDIYDPVREYDIPAHIAPKMHFTGYIPRQIPRFQHRPRLRHGMNIAPGEKLVLVTAGGGGDGYKVVDTYLTMLETLPHPPFKSMIVTGPMLAENLYDQLAARARKLKVRICKFYRKMEKAILAADCVVSMGGYNTMCEIVCAARPSLIIPRSVPREEQLIRARLFAARGLLEYIPWETVEPAPMLERIVKLLHEPGPYEAALADFPMTAFEIINQRIQSFGAQA, encoded by the coding sequence GTGAACATTCTCATGTACTCCCACGACACCTACGGCCTGGGACATATCCGCCGGAGCATGGCGCTGGCGCAGAACATCCTGGCCGAGGAACACAACATCCTCATCCTGACGGGTTCACCCATTGTCGGTCGTTTCGATTTTCCTCACGGCATCGATTTCGTGCGCATTCCGGGCATGATCAAACAGAATAACGACCTCTACGTCCCCCATTCGATAAAGGTCGCTCCCGAAATGGCCCTGGCCATTCGTCAGAACATCATCCTGGCCACGGCCAAGGCCTTCAAGCCATCCCTCTTTCTGGTCGACAAGGCACCGCTGGGTCTCAAGCGCGAGGTGGTCCCGACGCTGCGCTGGCTGCGCGAACACTGTCCGCAAACTCACGTCGTGCTCGGCCTGCGCGACATCATGGACAGTCCCGAGAGCACCATCACGGAGTGGCGCAAAAAAAATATCTACGAAGCCCTGGACACCCTCTATTCAGAGATCTGGGTCTACGGGAGCCGGGACATATACGATCCTGTCCGGGAATACGACATTCCTGCCCACATCGCCCCAAAAATGCATTTCACCGGATACATCCCCCGGCAGATCCCGCGCTTCCAGCATCGTCCGCGCCTCCGCCACGGCATGAACATAGCGCCGGGTGAAAAACTCGTGCTGGTCACTGCCGGCGGAGGGGGAGACGGATACAAGGTCGTGGACACCTACCTGACCATGCTTGAGACCCTGCCCCACCCGCCGTTCAAATCCATGATCGTGACCGGCCCGATGCTGGCGGAAAACCTTTATGATCAACTTGCGGCCAGGGCTCGCAAGCTCAAGGTGCGCATTTGCAAATTCTATCGCAAGATGGAAAAGGCCATCCTGGCCGCCGATTGCGTCGTATCCATGGGCGGCTACAACACCATGTGCGAAATCGTCTGCGCGGCCCGCCCGTCGCTCATCATCCCGCGCAGCGTCCCGCGCGAGGAGCAGCTCATCCGGGCCAGGCTCTTCGCCGCCAGGGGGCTGCTGGAATACATCCCATGGGAGACCGTCGAACCGGCCCCCATGCTCGAACGCATCGTAAAACTCCTGCACGAGCCGGGCCCCTACGAAGCGGCCCTGGCCGACTTCCCCATGACCGCCTTTGAGATCATCAACCAGCGAATCCAGAGCTTCGGAGCACAGGCATGA
- a CDS encoding holo-[acyl-carrier-protein] synthase, which translates to MIIGVGVDIAELERIARSYSRFGDKFSSRILTPAEMALVPANAVPFLASRFAAKEAAVKALGTGFSGGITFQDIEIRSDALGKPLIFFHNQAQLRCRDLKVRTAHITLSHSRENAVAMVILEG; encoded by the coding sequence ATGATTATCGGAGTGGGTGTCGACATTGCGGAGCTGGAGAGAATCGCGCGATCGTATTCGCGGTTCGGCGATAAATTCAGCTCACGAATTCTGACTCCGGCGGAGATGGCCCTTGTCCCGGCCAATGCGGTCCCTTTTCTGGCCTCCCGCTTCGCGGCCAAGGAGGCGGCGGTCAAGGCCCTAGGTACGGGCTTCAGCGGGGGAATCACGTTCCAGGATATCGAGATTCGTTCCGATGCGCTCGGCAAGCCGCTGATCTTTTTTCACAACCAGGCCCAGCTCAGATGCCGGGACCTGAAGGTTCGGACCGCGCACATCACCCTGTCCCACAGCCGTGAAAACGCCGTGGCCATGGTCATCCTCGAAGGATGA